The sequence below is a genomic window from Calditrichota bacterium.
CCTTACGCAAACGAGCGAATTGCCATATTTTTTTACCCATTTTTCTGTGCCGGGCTTTCCCGCTTGTAATGTTTTTTTTGTAAAATATGTCATGGCTTACGCTTTCATACGTTCGTTAAAAATCTATGGGACTTTTTACTCCTTTTCCCCCTTTATTCAATACATGGGTGTAGATCATCGTTGTGTTCACGTTTTTGTGCCCGAGCAATTCCTGCACTGTTCGAATATCATATCCCGCTTCCAAAAGATGCGTGGCAAAACTGTGTCTGAAAGTATGACAGCCGGCGTGTTTTGTTATGCCCGCCCGCTTTATGGCAGTTTTTACCGCTTTTTGCAATACTGTTTCATAAATATGATGTCTTCGCATAATTCCGGTTCTGGGATCTGTGGATATTTTCGTGGCCGGGAACACAAATTGCCATTTCCACTCTTTGTCTGCATTCGGGTATTTTTTTCTCAGTGCGTAGGGGAGATAGACAGCGCCGTAACCTTCCCGCAAATCTTTTTCGTGCAGTTTTTCTACTTTTTTGATGTGCGCTTTTAAAGGTTCGGTTATTTTTTCCGGTAGCATTGTTTTTCGGTCCACATTACCTTTTGCGCTGCGAACTGTAATTTGTTTATATTCGAAATCAATATCGCAAACGCGTAATTGAAGACATTCGGATAGCCTCAAACCTGCTCCATAAAGTAGGTTTGCCATCAACCGGTTTATTCCTTTGATCTCTGCCAATACTTTCTTTGCTTCCTCTTTAGTGAAAACAACGGGTAAATGTCTTGGTTTTTTTGCCCATAAGATTTTTACGTCGCCAATTTCTTGATGTAATACATTTTTATAAAGGAAGATAATCGAACAGAGCGCTTGATTTTGCGTTGATGCAGAGACATTTTCTTTTGTTGCCAGGTAATTGATAAATTGCGAAATCTCGTTTTCACTCATCGTTTGAGGATGGCGCTTACCATGATATAATATGAACCGTTTTACCCAATATACATAAGTTTGTTCTGTTCGGTAGCTATAATGCTTCGTTCGGATAGTTGAACGAAGCTGATCAAGCAGCTTCGGTTTTGTTTTTGGAGTTACCTGTTCAATGCTATTTGGCATATTTGCCTCTGTTTGCGGATAACGGCAGTGAAGGTAGTTTTCAATATAATCAAGAAAATCAAAAATGTCAAGAAAAAAATGGAATATTTCGAATGTGAGAAATTATTGAGTAGGGAAGTGATGAAGCAGGGCATTAATGTTCAGAAAGTGTAATCCACCTTATTAGGTGGGACAAGCCTAAAAAAGAAAAAGCTGACATTTCTGTCAGCTTTTCTCGTTTGGCGTCCCCAGGGGGAATCGAACCCCCGTTGCAGGAATGAAAATCCTGAGTCCTGGTCCACTAGACGATGGGGACAAATTTTGACATTGCAAGTTGGGGAGAGCGACGGGAGTTGAACCCGCGGCCTTCAGGGCCACAACCTGATGCTCTAACCTACTGAGCTACGCCCTCCATCAAATAAGCGGGCTAAATATAAAACATTTTACTAAAAAATGCAAGGAAAAAATCGCGTTTGGGAAAAAAATAAAGCGGCAAATATTTTACTCTCCGAGTGGAACTTGAATGATATTCAGGCATGTAATAAGTTCATCAATTTTACAATTTTGTAAAAAATCGTCATTTTTTATTTTTTTTGACAGCCAGTTTGAAGAAAGTCTGTCTGATTGCGTTCTTTGAAGCAAAATGGAAGTGGAAAAAATATTTACTTTGAGGAAAAAATGAATTGCACCGTTCGTTTTGAAACAGAGCAAAGAAAGGAGCGTTGATGGAAAAAAATGCAAAGAAGTTTTTAGCGGCGCTTTGTGACAGTTTCGCGCCGTCGGGTTTCGAGAGGGAGGCGATCCACATCACAAAGAATTATGTGCAGGACTTTGTCGATGAAATACGTTTTGACAAGCTGGGCTCGATGATGTTCGTGAAAAAGGGTAGCAGCGAGAAACCGGTCATTTTGCTCCCAGGCCACATCGACGAAGTCGGTTTTGTAATTTCCGGCATTAACGAGAAAGGATTTTTGACTTTTAATCCCATCGGCGGCTGGTTCGATCAAGTGCTTTTGGGGCAAAGAGTCCGCATTCGTACGAAAAAAAGAGATGTCGAAGGAGTCATTGCCGCCAAACCGCCGCATTTGCTCACGCCTGAAGAGAGAACAAAAGTCGTGGAAAAAACGCGGATGTTCATCGATGTCGGCTGCAGCAACAAAAGAGAAGTGGAAGAATTGGGCATTCGCATCGGGGATCCGGCGGTGCCTATTTCAGAATTTTCTTCTTTCAAAAGAAAGAAATTTGGCGAGGGAGAAAAATCGACGGGCACAATGGAAGTCGCCATGGGCAAGGCTTTCGACGATCGGATCGGTGTTTACCTGGCTGCTGAAGTTGTGCGGCGGCTGAAAGTAAATGAAATTGACCATCCAAATACCGTTGTCGGAGCGGCGACGACGCAAGAGGAGGTCGGTATTCGCGGCGCGCGTACCACGGCGTGGGTGATTGAGCCCGACGTAAATTTGACGCTGGACGTCGATATCGCCGGAGATATTCCCGGCGTTGAACCGCAGCAAGCGCCTGCTGTCATGGGAAAGGGACCGACAATTTTGACTTACGACTCTTCGCACATTCCCAATCAGGGGCTCAAAGAATTTGCAATTGATGTGGCTGAAAGCTGCAATATTCCATTTCAATTGTCGCAAATCGCGCGCGGCGGGACCGATGCGGCAGTGATTCATCTCAGTCGTTCCGGTTGCCCGAGCTTGGTGATTGGCATTGCGACGCGGCACATTCACTCCCATGTGGGAGTAGTTTCGCTGGATGATGTGGAGAACGGGCTCCGGTTGCTCATCGAAATCATCAAGCGGCTCGATAGAAAAACAGTTCAGTCTTTTACTGAAGTTTAATATTTTGTAAATAAAAATATTGAAACTAAATGCGCTGTAACTTGTATTATTAATCAAGTCCATAAAAGGATTGTAAATGATTGAAAAGGATTTGATTTTTTAGTCCCTGGAGGCAAAATGGATATCGCAAATCAGTTGACAGAGAGCGTTGGCGTAATTCGTTTTGATGGCATTTTACTGGGCGAACCTGCTGACTCCAAAGAATTTGAACGCCAGATGTCCGATTTATTGGGAAAAAAAGCGAAACAGATTATTTTGGATTTGTCTCATGTACAGCGAGTTAATAGCACTGGTTTAGCGATACTGATTACTGCTGCGACGCTTTTCACGAATAGCGGAGGGGAGAAAATAGCGCTTGCCGGATGTAATGATTTCATCAAAGGCGCCCTTACTGTGACAAAACTGGAACAGTTTTTTAATTATTTCGACTCTGTGGAATTAGCAATGCAGGAAATTCAGAACATGAATTGAGGGCTTCGCCCAAATCGGAACACGGAAGATGTGGTTTGTATGATTAGAAATCCGAAAGAATATTATCGAAAATTGGACGCAATCCTTGCTGAGATCGATCAACTCGGCTCCGATAAAATTTTGCCAATGATTTTAAAAGAATTGGTAAACACGCTTGGCAAAGACTTGCACATCCGCAACGGCAGACTGTATGAATTGGCGCTGGATGAATTTGTTCCGGTACAGAGCGATAATTTGCAAGCGGAAGCAAGAAAACCATTACCGCTGAAATCGAGCGCAATACAGGAAGTGCTGCGCCACGGATGCTACATTTTCCACGAGGACGATTTTCTGTTAGACGTTGAAAGAGAGCCGTACGAGTTTGTGCCTCAGGTTGCTTTTACTGTACAAAAAAATGAAATTGTCTGGCTATTTGTGTTAGAATTGTACGATGGCTGGGAGCGTGAGGCGATTGAATTTTCTATTAACACAATCCGCAAGGTGCTCAATGCTCGGCTGATAAGCGAGTGGATGAAAAGTTCGCTCTATCAGGCAGAAATGATTCAAAGAAGTCTGTTGCCGAGAAAGCCGCCTGAAATTCCGGGGTTTGATATTTACGGCAAGTCAATTTCAGCAGAAATCGTCGGCGGCGATCTGTACGATTACATGCTTTTCGATGAAGGAAATTTCGGCGTAGCCGTGGGAGACGCCAGCGGCCATGGACTGCCGGCAGCTTTATTGGTACGCGACGTCGTCACCGGATTGCGTATGGGACTGGAAAAAGAGATGAAAATCTCGCCGGTGCTGGAAAAACTCAATCGCGTCATTCATCGCAGCACGCTTTCCACCGCTTTTATTTCACTTTTTTATGCGGAGATCGAAAACAACGGTGACGTGGTTTACATTAATGCCGGTCATCCGGAGGCGATGTTGGCGCACAGGAAAAAAGTCGACCTGCTGAAACGCGGCGGCACGATTTTAGGTCCCCTGCCGAAAGTGAAATTGCAGCGCGGTTTTACCAACATCCCGCCGGGCGGAGTTCTGGTGCTTTATTCCGATGGCATCATTGAGCGCAGAAATCATTTCGGCGAGGCGTTTGAGAAAGAAAAGCTGAAACACTTCATTGTCGATAATCTTGATTTGTCCGCGGAAAGATTGGCAAAAGAGATACTCAATGAAGTGTTCAATTTCGGAAACCACACTCCCTGGGATGATGATGTGACGGTGGTGGTGATCAAGCGGCTCCCCAAAACGAGTCAAACAAAATGAGTTACGCTGACTCCCGCATGAAACTCCTCAACTTTTGCTTCAATGAAATCAATGTGTTGTTTTAATTTTTCATCGTCATAGCTTTTGGGTGCAAATACGACAAACAATGCTTCTCGTGTACGCTCTGTTATTCGCGTACGGAACGAATCCGCGGAAGGATTGCCAAACGGAGCGATCTCGTCAAAAAGCGCGATTCTACCCGCTAAGTTAATTGCTGCTTTGCCGATACCTTGGTAATTTTCACCTGCCTGACCCAGCCGAACAGAGATGATTCTCCCGGCAATTTTTTCGCCATCGTACAACCCAATGGACAACATGAATGACAACGAACACAAATTGCACGTGTCCACCAATGAGTTGACTTGATACAGGCCTTTGCCTTTGACAGCTCGGCGGAACAATGCTTCCGAAGAAGGTCTGACTTTGGTCGGATCGATGCCGCAACTGCGGTAAAGTTCACGCATCGGCTGCAAAATTTCGCCGGCTGAAGCTGGAGCAGGGAATTGCTTCATTAATTTGGAGCATAGTTCATTTATTTCCCGGGCCAATTGCTTGTTATTTTGTTGGACTGTTAAATTTTCAAATTCGATGGCGGCGATTTTGAGTTTTTCTTTCAGTTCCGGAGCAATTTCGAAATCAAAGTTCATGAGTTCCTCATTTCGTTTAGCACGAAAAACTGTCGTTGCAAAGCACTATTGCAAATTTCTAAATCTTTACAAAGATAAGAAAAAAGTCGGAAATTTGCAAAAATTATTTTACTGGCAGAGAAAAAAGGCAAGTCAATCAAAACAAATAAAAAAAGTACTTGACTTTTAACGGAAATATACGTATAGTGACAGTATGGTAAAAACTAACTCGAAATGACAGTGAGGTGACATTTTGAAAGCTGATAAAATTATCACACAGGAAGAATTTGTTTCGCGCGCAGATATTTCCGGCGAGTTATTCCAGCAACTGTTGAAAAATGAATTGATATTTCCGCGAGGCACAGCAGAAGGGAATATGTTCGTTTTCAAAGAAGATGAACTGAAGCGCGTCAACGAAATAAAAAAATTTTTAGAAATGGGGTACTCCATCGACGAGGTGGTGAAAATAGCTAAAAAGATTGGCTTACCATCCGCGAGAAAAGATCGATCAGACAGCAAGAAAATCAAATACTTAACGGTAGGAGGGCTGGCTGACAAGCTTGGACTGAATCCGCGAACGATAAAATATTGGGAAGAAAGAGGCATAATTGAACCGGATACTCGTTCCGGAGGCGGTTTTAGATTGTACAGTGAGCATTGGATTTATCTGGGACATTTGATACAGGATCTACAGTTATTTGGCTTCAGTCTGGATGAAATCAAGGAAATAGCCGATCTATTTCGAACGTTTTTGATGATTCAAAACGATATTCAATCTTTCGCGATTGATGAAACTGCCAGCAAACTGACACTTATGCAACAAAGAATTCAAGAGTTTTATGATAAAATAAATAAATTCAAAGAAGGCATTTCCCGCTGGGAAGATCTGCTAAAGAAAAAAGAAAAGGAAATCCGCGATATCAACAATAAATTAAAGCAACAAAAGCCAAAACAAAATGATAAGAAAGGGAAAAAATGATATCACAATATAAAATCATTTTCATTGAGCCGAAAGCGCCGAACTTTCACATTTTTTCCAAATTTGTAATTCCGCGATTAGGCACTTTAATCCTCGGAACAATGATGAAACAGATGAACTGGGATGTTCGCGTAATAATAGAAGAAAATGAAGAGTTGTCGTTCGAGTTGCTGGAAACTGCTGACCTGGTGGGAATTTCCACGATTTCATCCACGGCAACCCGGGCGTACATTATCGCTGATCAAGTGCGCGCTCTGGGAATTCCTGTGCTCATGGGCGGGCCTCATGTCACTTATTTGCCAGACGAGGCGTTGGAACATTGTGATTTTGTTTTCCGCGGAGAAGCTGAAAAGGCGCTTCCCGTTTTTATCGAGCAGTGGTTGTCGGAAAAAAATTGGGAAAAAGTGCCAAATTTGTCATTTCGAAAAGGCACAGATATTGTCCATAACTCAATGGTTGATTTTGTCAAAAATTTGGACGAAATTCCTTATCCTGATTTTTCATTGATAAAAAATGGCATCCGAAAAACATACGGCTATCGCATCGTTCCGGTGCAAACTTCGCGCGGTTGTCCTTTTGATTGTGAATTTTGTTCGGTCACCGGAATGTTTGGCAGAAAATATCGCTTTCGTTCTGCAGATAACATCATTGAGGAATTGAAACGGTACAACGAAAAAGGAAATTTTGTGTTTTTCTACGATGATAATTTTGCCGCAAACCACAGGCGCACGCGAGAATTGCTGGAAAAAATGATTGAGCAAAAATTCAGCTTTCGCTGGTCCACACAAGTGCGTGCGGATGTGGCGAAAGATCCGGAATTGGTGCATTTAATGAAAAAAGCCGGCTGCGAGACAGTTTTTATCGGATTCGAGTCAGTCGATCCGGTAAGTTTGAAAGAAATGAAGAAAAAACAAACCGTCGAGGAAATCAGGCTCGCCATTGAGGTTTTTCGTAAAAATTGCATTCACATTCATGGCATGTTTGTTTTTGGTTTTGACAGCGACACGCTTGATTCCATCGGAGAAACGATTAAGTTCGTCGCCAGGAGTTCAATTGGTACGGTGCAGTTTTTGGTTTTGACTCCGTTGCCCGGGACGAGAACTTACAGCAAGTTACAGGAGGAGAATAGAATCAAATTTTCCGATTGGGCGTTGTACGATGCCCATCACGCGGTTTTTGAGCCAAAAAATATGACAATGGAGCAATTGCAACAAGCGCAAATGCGGGGGCATCAAAAATTCTACTCCCTGAAGCAATTGATGAAAAAGTTGTTTCGTTTCAAAATTAATGAAATTGTTATCGGAATTTACGCTCGTCGATTAAATCGCAACTGGAAGAAAAAAAATCATCTCTGGCTTAAAATCCTGGAATTGTTGAAGCCGAATTTTGATTTCAAAATTAATATTGACGTGCGCCAGCTAATTCGACTGCCTGAATGGAGGAAGCGCGCGAACAATTCTGTTGATGAAACAAAAGAAGATCGTGGTTTGAATTCAGATTTGTCAGGAAAAAAAGGTTTGGCCGGCATTTAGAGCGCAAACACGACGGAAGTGATTGCCTTATCGCAGTGAAGATTAACGTAGCTTTATTTCTTCCGGGGAATAAATAATCCCATTTTTTGCTCCGTTTCCAGATTGAATTTTAGCGCAAGCCGCGCCTGTTCGACGAATTCCTCGTCAATGCCGAAAATCGAGCGAATTGTGGAATGGTAGTTAGCGCGAATATTGAAGTTTTTTTTGTCCGAGAAAGTCGTGTGGCGCATGAAATTTTTGTGAATGTAAATCATGCCGTCTTTTTCTAATTTTGTCAGACAAATGCCGTGCATGGAAGGTTTGGTGAATGACGCTTCCCAATGTTTGACAAATTCATCTTTGGGGCAGGCTCTGTCTTGGAAATTGTAGCGCCAGGTCATTTTTTCTTTGTTGAAAGTAACTAATTGATAACAATCAAGTTGCGGGTTAAAAACAAGCTCCACACCGACGCCTTCTGCCCGGTAGAGCCGCGGTTTTTGCGGATTAATTTCCAGGGGCTGATTGAGCAAATAACCGGGATC
It includes:
- a CDS encoding integron integrase encodes the protein MPNSIEQVTPKTKPKLLDQLRSTIRTKHYSYRTEQTYVYWVKRFILYHGKRHPQTMSENEISQFINYLATKENVSASTQNQALCSIIFLYKNVLHQEIGDVKILWAKKPRHLPVVFTKEEAKKVLAEIKGINRLMANLLYGAGLRLSECLQLRVCDIDFEYKQITVRSAKGNVDRKTMLPEKITEPLKAHIKKVEKLHEKDLREGYGAVYLPYALRKKYPNADKEWKWQFVFPATKISTDPRTGIMRRHHIYETVLQKAVKTAIKRAGITKHAGCHTFRHSFATHLLEAGYDIRTVQELLGHKNVNTTMIYTHVLNKGGKGVKSPIDF
- a CDS encoding M42 family metallopeptidase, which produces MMEKNAKKFLAALCDSFAPSGFEREAIHITKNYVQDFVDEIRFDKLGSMMFVKKGSSEKPVILLPGHIDEVGFVISGINEKGFLTFNPIGGWFDQVLLGQRVRIRTKKRDVEGVIAAKPPHLLTPEERTKVVEKTRMFIDVGCSNKREVEELGIRIGDPAVPISEFSSFKRKKFGEGEKSTGTMEVAMGKAFDDRIGVYLAAEVVRRLKVNEIDHPNTVVGAATTQEEVGIRGARTTAWVIEPDVNLTLDVDIAGDIPGVEPQQAPAVMGKGPTILTYDSSHIPNQGLKEFAIDVAESCNIPFQLSQIARGGTDAAVIHLSRSGCPSLVIGIATRHIHSHVGVVSLDDVENGLRLLIEIIKRLDRKTVQSFTEV
- a CDS encoding MerR family transcriptional regulator, with the translated sequence MKADKIITQEEFVSRADISGELFQQLLKNELIFPRGTAEGNMFVFKEDELKRVNEIKKFLEMGYSIDEVVKIAKKIGLPSARKDRSDSKKIKYLTVGGLADKLGLNPRTIKYWEERGIIEPDTRSGGGFRLYSEHWIYLGHLIQDLQLFGFSLDEIKEIADLFRTFLMIQNDIQSFAIDETASKLTLMQQRIQEFYDKINKFKEGISRWEDLLKKKEKEIRDINNKLKQQKPKQNDKKGKK
- a CDS encoding STAS domain-containing protein — encoded protein: MDIANQLTESVGVIRFDGILLGEPADSKEFERQMSDLLGKKAKQIILDLSHVQRVNSTGLAILITAATLFTNSGGEKIALAGCNDFIKGALTVTKLEQFFNYFDSVELAMQEIQNMN
- a CDS encoding PP2C family protein-serine/threonine phosphatase; its protein translation is MIRNPKEYYRKLDAILAEIDQLGSDKILPMILKELVNTLGKDLHIRNGRLYELALDEFVPVQSDNLQAEARKPLPLKSSAIQEVLRHGCYIFHEDDFLLDVEREPYEFVPQVAFTVQKNEIVWLFVLELYDGWEREAIEFSINTIRKVLNARLISEWMKSSLYQAEMIQRSLLPRKPPEIPGFDIYGKSISAEIVGGDLYDYMLFDEGNFGVAVGDASGHGLPAALLVRDVVTGLRMGLEKEMKISPVLEKLNRVIHRSTLSTAFISLFYAEIENNGDVVYINAGHPEAMLAHRKKVDLLKRGGTILGPLPKVKLQRGFTNIPPGGVLVLYSDGIIERRNHFGEAFEKEKLKHFIVDNLDLSAERLAKEILNEVFNFGNHTPWDDDVTVVVIKRLPKTSQTK
- a CDS encoding B12-binding domain-containing radical SAM protein, encoding MISQYKIIFIEPKAPNFHIFSKFVIPRLGTLILGTMMKQMNWDVRVIIEENEELSFELLETADLVGISTISSTATRAYIIADQVRALGIPVLMGGPHVTYLPDEALEHCDFVFRGEAEKALPVFIEQWLSEKNWEKVPNLSFRKGTDIVHNSMVDFVKNLDEIPYPDFSLIKNGIRKTYGYRIVPVQTSRGCPFDCEFCSVTGMFGRKYRFRSADNIIEELKRYNEKGNFVFFYDDNFAANHRRTRELLEKMIEQKFSFRWSTQVRADVAKDPELVHLMKKAGCETVFIGFESVDPVSLKEMKKKQTVEEIRLAIEVFRKNCIHIHGMFVFGFDSDTLDSIGETIKFVARSSIGTVQFLVLTPLPGTRTYSKLQEENRIKFSDWALYDAHHAVFEPKNMTMEQLQQAQMRGHQKFYSLKQLMKKLFRFKINEIVIGIYARRLNRNWKKKNHLWLKILELLKPNFDFKINIDVRQLIRLPEWRKRANNSVDETKEDRGLNSDLSGKKGLAGI